Proteins co-encoded in one Quercus robur chromosome 8, dhQueRobu3.1, whole genome shotgun sequence genomic window:
- the LOC126694551 gene encoding WRKY transcription factor 6-like, whose translation MAKGGGLTIDPDSTSFFITNKPTVLNSYTEPNHTSRFKNDIMDISTNPIRNSGDEDVPSPASANWKPVIVNEMDFFPADRNCSKESHRVNIKKESAQDMVIRSLGLKTGLNLTTNTSCEKSNEDDRTNNASNKKSFNELIALQAELDRMSVENERLKVLLNQVKDNYNSLQIHFATLMQHQQTRKAKTGIVDEVINGDKSNGGGLTRQFMDLHRVEKDEPSHTSSEGGLRDCSRSPMKDKVELEYKKQKICSSSSEIIQLDLDKSDSRNGTTTTGREDSPDQAIPGSVLNKAPRFTTSRDDDHQHSETLSMIRKARVSVRARSDGNTINDGCQWRKYGQKMAKGNPCPRAYYRCTMGASCPVRKQVQRCAEDRSILITTYEGNHNHPLPPAAMATASYTSAAASMLLSGSMPSADALMNSNILARTALSSSPSFATLSASAPFPTVTLDLTQPHNASQFQRAVQGQFNMFSPSLPHFMSGPQVFGQALQNQSKYVGLHSSQGIELPPFASSNQIHTPSLSDAIGSATAAITADPNFTAALVAAITSIIGNVHSNHGGNSTQPTTRNNDNN comes from the exons ATGGCCAAAGGAGGAGGACTCACTATAGATCCTGATTCAACTAGTTTCTTCATTACCAACAAGCCAACTGTATTAAACTCTTATACAGAACCCAATCATACTAGTAGGTTCAAGAATGATATCATGGACATCTCTACCAACCCAATTCGTAACAGTGGTGATGAAGATGTTCCTTCTCCTGCAAGTGCCAATTGGAAACCAGTAATAGTCAATGAAATGGACTTCTTTCCCGCAGACAGGAATTGTTCTAAGGAAAGTCATAGGGTTAATATCAAGAAAGAGAGTGCACAAGATATGGTGATCCGCAGTTTGGGACTTAAA actggTTTGAATCTTACCACAAATACTAGTTGCGAGAAGTCAAATGAGGATGATAGAACAAACAACGCGAGTAACAAGAAAAGTTTTAATGAG TTGATTGCTCTGCAGGCTGAATTGGACCGGATGAGTGTGGAAAATGAACGCCTAAAAGTTTTGCTTAATCAGGTGAAAGATAACTACAATTCCTTGCAGATTCATTTTGCAACACTGATGCAACACCAACAGACTCGAAAGGCCAAAACAGGAATAGTTGATGAG GTGATTAATGGAGATAAAAGCAATGGAGGAGGCCTAACAAGACAGTTTATGGATCTGCATCGAGTTGAAAAAGATGAGCCATCACATACTTCTTCTGAAGGCGGATTGCGGGATTGTTCTAGATCACCTATGAAAGACAAGGTTGAGTTAgagtataaaaaacaaaagatttgtagtagtagtagtgagATTATTCAGTTGGATCTGGATAAGAGTGATTCTCGGAATGGTACTACAACAACTGGGAGAGAGGATAGTCCAGACCAAGCAATTCCAGGGTCGGTTCTTAACAAAGCCCCTAGATTTACTACTTCAAGGGATGATGATCATCAACACTCAGAAACCTTGTCAATGATCAGAAAAGCACGTGTCTCAGTTCGAGCACGATCAGATGGAAATACG ATTAATGACGGATGCCAATGGAGAAAGTATGGGCAGAAGATGGCAAAAGGAAATCCATGTCCTCGAGCTTATTATCGTTGCACCATGGGAGCTAGTTGTCCTGTTCGCAAACAA GTACAAAGATGTGCAGAAGACCGGTCGATCCTTATTACCACTTACGAAGGTAATCACAACCATCCACTCCCTCCGGCTGCCATGGCAACGGCATCCTATACATCAGCAGCTGCATCAATGCTACTCTCAGGATCAATGCCCAGTGCAGATGCACTGATGAATTCAAACATACTAGCAAGAACTGCACTTTCTAGCTCACCAAGTTTCGCAACACTTTCAGCTTCAGCTCCATTTCCTACTGTTACATTGGACCTCACTCAGCCTCATAATGCCTCACAGTTCCAGAGGGCAGTACAAGGCCAGTTTAACATGTTTTCTCCAAGCTTGCCACATTTCATGTCTGGGCCACAAGTTTTCGGTCAAGCCCTTCAAAACCAATCAAAATATGTGGGTCTTCATAGCTCTCAAGGAATAGAGCTTCCTCCCTTTGCATCCAGCAATCAGATACATACACCCTCATTGAGTGATGCAATTGGCTCAGCAACAGCAGCCATCACAGCAGACCCTAACTTCACTGCAGCTCTAGTAGCGGCCATTACCTCTATCATTGGTAACGTTCATTCAAACCACGGTGGTAACAGTACTCAGCCAACTACAAGAAACAACGACAACAATTGA